The stretch of DNA tatttatttaattaattattttgaaattaattatttaatttaaaattaaataaatcctacatacaactatccagctaaccttcaCTACAAAAAAACTCATTTTCCCCGACTAGTTTTTTGGTCATTAAAACTCATTAATTAGTCACccaaaattttttgtgactaattatttttagtcactATTTAGTCGCTGAATGTCGGTCGTAGAAGAGATTTAGTGActaatatatttagtcacaaataatgttattttctatgactaaaatttagttacaaaatatattaaagttagtCACAGTAAGATTGATGTATTGGTCACATAAATACCAATATTCACTTTCAACAACTAAAAAAGTAAACTTTAACAACTAAAATTTAGTCACGAAAAAGCTAatattttgtgactaaataattTAGTtggcaataataaataaaaaattacataaattaattatttaatgactaataattagtcataaaaactaattattattattttttaatttaaaatatattcatttaaattatataataaaaacaaattattcaaaaagctttatttaaataatattgaacACATTTAttcattacataaaaattacaatagcaatcataaaaaattcaattaCATAGTCCTTGCTTGAATTGTATTGTCTATGAACTACAACAACAAACTCCATGAATCAGAGTTGCCAACATGGAAAACAGAAAAAAGTTACCCCAATACAAACCAAACTaactgaacaaaaaaaaaactaacactaAATTAggcaaacaaacataaaaaaaatgatctAGCTCCAACTCAAAAGCTAAAAGCACACACCCCTCAAACTCTTAAAGCATTCTTTGAGCATCTATAGGCATGATCTGTGAAAGATTACGCAAGTTAATGATAGCATTCTCAACGGAACCTGAAAGTACTCTGTTTCTTTCCATTGCCACATCTGTGTCTTCATCGAAGTCAAGAGCAACCTTTTCTGCAGAGGATCCCAAAAGTGGTTCTAAATGAGGATAACCATCACGTCGGAAACTTTTTATACTCCACCATTCCTTGTAGGAAGGCAAGAGTTCAAGCCCAAGTGTCAACAGGAAGTAACAAATGATGTGACAAGTGCAAAAGCCATGTCAGATCATATCATATTTCTAAGGAATTCGTACTCaattctaacttaaaaaattataaatggcAAGATAtccaaaacaatttttttaaaaaaaaatgagaagatATAAACCTCAACACCAAGATAGCATATAGAGGCACCAGTTACATTCCAATCAAAAGCTGCATCACTAGATTTATCTTTCATCCCTTGACGCAGAAGAGCTAGTGATGCAAGCCCATCAGCATAGCAAAACCCTGGAGATAGTCGGAAGAAATTCTGCAAGAGTAGAGTACACAAGTCGagaatgataattaattaataatgtccTACAGTGCATAGTACTGAATCACAAAAATATGCTAATTTAATGAGGTTCATTCCTCTTGTAGTGTAAAATATGCTAATTTAACAGTTTTCACAGCAGCACAGTTTCATACAGGTACTGAAAGAGAGTATTTTTCAgcttgattttaatacatattccCCATTtcttaatcaaaaataaaatagttgatATTAGACTTTCACTCCTGCTTTTTCAATGAACAGGAAGGTTAAAAATTTATGCACAATCCAAACCTTAGTCATTTACTTTGATAGTAATGTCTGAAGAAACACTTCTCCAGTTGGCTAATAGAAACTCACCTTGAGAAAAGAATTTGCACTAACAGTTGACTTAATAAGCCCCATAATGAAAGATATGACCATAAGAATGAGTCCAGAGAAAAAGTTGATCAAGAGAACTACATTCTGCagagaataaaatatttttataagctTGAAAGCGTAAGCAGAAATTATGA from Cannabis sativa cultivar Pink pepper isolate KNU-18-1 chromosome 2, ASM2916894v1, whole genome shotgun sequence encodes:
- the LOC115700825 gene encoding ABC transporter A family member 1-like, with the protein product MKEIVWSYDELVKILQVSILSYWASTYIWDFISFLFPFSFAIGLFSIFGLDQFIGRDCFLPTVIMFLGYGLAVASSTYCLSFFFSDHTMAQNVVLLINFFSGLILMVISFIMGLIKSTVSANSFLKNFFRLSPGFCYADGLASLALLRQGMKDKSSDAAFDWNVTGASICYLGVEVYIFSFFFKKIVLDILPFIIF